In the genome of Geitlerinema sp. PCC 9228, one region contains:
- a CDS encoding 4'-phosphopantetheinyl transferase superfamily protein, with protein sequence MSSQGFGNNFPKGTVCIWQIPLSESVDVTPYLSVLSVAERQKANRFRFQRDRCFYVLAHAGLRYILADYLQLPAAEIPFEEGERGKPKLAGGWEATGIQFNLSHTQNLALVAVAYDTPVGVDVEKVRPVKNLQRLSERFFCPGEAEAIAQFPFPQQQQAFFEIWTCKEAYLKGIGCGLAGAWHRVEVSVAPHQPPQIHRLDGVSPAASPWQVQAVSLPAGYVGALAICDRCCSDATYCALDVQLNPLPATSPVPKVSPASDAYPPHWS encoded by the coding sequence ATGTCTTCTCAGGGTTTTGGCAACAATTTTCCCAAGGGAACCGTTTGTATTTGGCAAATCCCACTGAGCGAATCGGTTGATGTGACGCCCTATTTATCGGTGCTATCGGTTGCAGAGCGTCAAAAAGCCAATCGGTTTCGCTTCCAGCGCGATCGCTGTTTTTACGTACTTGCCCATGCTGGATTGCGGTATATTCTAGCAGATTATTTGCAGCTGCCGGCAGCGGAAATTCCTTTTGAAGAGGGAGAAAGGGGCAAACCCAAACTCGCCGGTGGGTGGGAAGCAACGGGCATCCAGTTTAATTTATCCCATACCCAAAACTTGGCGCTGGTTGCTGTCGCCTACGATACGCCCGTGGGCGTTGATGTGGAAAAAGTGCGCCCGGTGAAGAACCTGCAACGTCTCAGCGAACGGTTTTTTTGCCCTGGGGAGGCAGAAGCGATCGCTCAGTTCCCCTTCCCACAGCAGCAGCAAGCTTTTTTTGAAATTTGGACGTGCAAAGAAGCCTATCTCAAAGGGATCGGTTGCGGCTTGGCGGGGGCTTGGCATCGCGTGGAAGTATCGGTTGCTCCCCACCAACCCCCTCAAATCCATCGTCTGGATGGGGTTTCTCCTGCCGCGTCTCCCTGGCAAGTGCAAGCTGTTTCCCTGCCAGCGGGATATGTGGGTGCTCTGGCAATCTGCGATCGCTGCTGCTCAGATGCAACCTATTGCGCCCTCGACGTCCAACTCAACCCACTTCCGGCAACATCCCCGGTTCCAAAAGTGTCGCCAGCATCCGACGCATATCCGCCGCATTGGTCGTAG